The genomic region ACCAAGAAAAGTTGCTCTATCTATAGTAGGTATATTTTCTTCAATGGATATTAAAAGTTCTTCATTATCTTTCGATATAGCATCTGTATATATGACTAAGTCAGCACCTGAAATATTGTTTTTGTCATGCGTTTTGTAAATTTTAGCTCCTTGTTTTCTTAAAGTATCAGTAATATGAGAGGAATTTACATCAGAACCAGAAATACTATAACCCTCCTCTAAAAGGATTTCTGCTAAACCACTCATACTTATACCACCTATACCAATAAAATGAATATGTTTGTACTCATGTTCATTTATGTCAAAAGTAAACATAAACTTACCTCCTAAACGTAACGTAATAATTGATTATAGTTATATTATTGCCAAGAAAAGTATTATTATCATATTATTCTATAAAAAAAGTTTGGTCACTGATAAATTATATCATATAAAATAAAATATAAAAAGGAAAAGTCGACAATACGTTGAATTTATGTTTAAAAAACATTACAATTTATATAAGTTTGAATCTTATTAAAAAATAGTCAGGATGATGGAAATGGATAAATATAAAAAGAATGAAAGAATTGCAGGTTTAATGTATCTTTTAACTAATAAACCAAATCAAATATTTTCATATAATTATTTTTCTGAGCTTTTTAATATAAAAAAGCCTAGTATAAGTGGGGATATAAGAATAATAAAAGCGTTAGTTGAAAAGTTGGATATAGGAACTATTGAAACTATACCAGGTAATCATGGTGGAGTTAAATTTATACCGAAGGGTAGGAAGACAGAGGTAGAAAAACTTCTTAAAAATTTATGTATAGAATTGGGGAAACCTGAAAGAATTATACCAGGTGGTTTTATATATATGATGGATATACTTTATATGCCTTATATTGTGAAGCAAATAGGAACGATTTTTGCTAGTGAGTTTAATTGCGAAAAAGTAGATGCAGTTGTAACTATTGAGACTAAAGGTATACCT from Tissierellales bacterium harbors:
- the purR gene encoding pur operon repressor, with the protein product MDKYKKNERIAGLMYLLTNKPNQIFSYNYFSELFNIKKPSISGDIRIIKALVEKLDIGTIETIPGNHGGVKFIPKGRKTEVEKLLKNLCIELGKPERIIPGGFIYMMDILYMPYIVKQIGTIFASEFNCEKVDAVVTIETKGIPIALMTAEILNVPLVIIRKNIKITEGPTVNINYISGSTRKIQTMSLSKKSLKENSKVLIIDDFMKAGGTIKGTIEMMAEFKAEVVGVGVFLSTKKPEKKLVKDYLSLITVEKIDEKEKEIFLKPNFGQLRQIK